One genomic window of Prosthecobacter algae includes the following:
- a CDS encoding NAD(P)H-dependent oxidoreductase translates to MARVLILFAHPALHRSRINVALMEAVQGMEGVTFRDLYEEYPNLHIDFETEQELLLEHEVIVWQHPFYWYSAPAILKEWQDVVLEYGFAYGEGGTKLAGKKVMSALTTGGPEEAYHREGYNRYTMKELLAPFDQTARLCGMEYLDPFVIHGVRQLTDEQIQVWAQRYKQRILELRNL, encoded by the coding sequence CGCATCAATGTGGCGCTGATGGAGGCGGTGCAAGGGATGGAAGGCGTGACGTTTCGTGATCTCTATGAAGAGTATCCGAACCTGCACATTGACTTTGAAACGGAGCAGGAGCTGCTGCTGGAGCATGAGGTCATCGTGTGGCAGCACCCGTTTTACTGGTACTCGGCGCCTGCGATCCTGAAAGAATGGCAGGATGTGGTGCTGGAGTATGGCTTTGCCTACGGGGAAGGCGGCACCAAGCTGGCGGGTAAAAAGGTGATGAGTGCGCTGACCACCGGAGGACCTGAGGAAGCCTACCATCGGGAAGGCTACAACCGCTACACGATGAAGGAACTGCTGGCTCCCTTTGACCAAACAGCACGCCTATGCGGCATGGAGTATCTGGACCCTTTTGTCATCCATGGAGTTAGGCAACTGACGGACGAGCAGATCCAAGTCTGGGCACAACGTTACAAGCAGCGCATTCTCGAATTGAGAAATCTCTGA
- a CDS encoding PQQ-binding-like beta-propeller repeat protein, producing the protein MKIWLCFLALTQLVSAADWPRWRGPTGDGRWNPENVPADLANRPPEQLWTADIAGGYGGVTTSDGRVYVLDRPKEPQDIERILCYAEDSGKLLWSQSWPAVYGRMDYGTGPRSSVSLQEGKAYVLGAAGMALCLDAAEGKILWLVDTVKEHGAQMPTWGFAASPVLDGNKVLLHVGAMLDGSVLALDKNSGQLLWRGGPDPAGYCTPEIITHAGQRQLIAWGPEHIQSLNPETGATLWTYPYKITYGVSIAQPLYRDGILLVSGYWHGTKALRPDAKPTLLWKNEKDMCGLMSAPLFKDGIVYLLDKTKGLQGTELTTGKILWSDANTLTPKDRNPQMSLVWLRESEGLAALLNASGELVYLRLKAEGFDELARHQIIGKTWAHPAFVGNRIYARSDTALVALRLWPDK; encoded by the coding sequence ATGAAAATCTGGCTTTGCTTCTTGGCCCTCACCCAGCTCGTCTCAGCGGCAGACTGGCCGCGCTGGCGCGGGCCCACAGGGGATGGGCGTTGGAATCCCGAGAACGTGCCTGCCGACTTAGCCAATCGCCCACCAGAGCAGCTTTGGACTGCCGATATCGCCGGTGGTTATGGGGGTGTTACCACCAGTGATGGGCGGGTCTATGTTTTGGATCGCCCCAAAGAACCTCAGGATATTGAACGCATCCTTTGTTATGCCGAAGATTCGGGCAAGCTGCTATGGTCGCAGAGCTGGCCCGCCGTCTATGGACGGATGGACTATGGCACAGGCCCTCGATCCTCAGTCTCGCTTCAGGAGGGCAAAGCCTACGTTTTAGGAGCTGCGGGCATGGCCCTGTGCCTGGACGCGGCTGAGGGAAAAATTCTATGGCTGGTAGATACGGTGAAGGAGCATGGTGCGCAGATGCCCACCTGGGGCTTTGCCGCCTCTCCCGTGTTGGATGGAAACAAAGTCCTTTTGCATGTGGGCGCTATGCTAGATGGCAGCGTTCTCGCCTTGGATAAGAACAGCGGCCAGCTTCTCTGGCGCGGTGGGCCAGACCCCGCAGGCTATTGCACGCCCGAGATCATCACCCATGCCGGGCAGCGACAGCTCATCGCTTGGGGGCCAGAGCACATCCAAAGCCTGAACCCCGAGACCGGAGCCACGCTTTGGACCTATCCTTATAAAATCACTTATGGCGTCAGCATTGCGCAGCCGCTTTATCGGGATGGCATCCTGCTGGTATCCGGTTACTGGCACGGCACCAAAGCCCTGCGTCCTGATGCCAAGCCGACTCTACTTTGGAAAAATGAAAAGGACATGTGCGGCCTCATGTCCGCTCCATTATTCAAAGACGGCATCGTTTATCTGCTCGATAAAACCAAGGGGCTGCAAGGCACCGAACTCACCACAGGAAAAATCCTTTGGAGCGATGCCAACACCCTCACCCCGAAAGACCGTAATCCTCAGATGAGCCTCGTCTGGTTGCGTGAAAGTGAAGGACTCGCCGCCCTCCTCAATGCCAGCGGAGAGCTCGTTTATCTCCGCTTGAAGGCCGAGGGCTTTGATGAGCTGGCTCGTCACCAGATCATTGGCAAGACCTGGGCTCACCCCGCCTTTGTGGGAAATCGTATTTATGCCCGTTCCGATACCGCCTTGGTCGCCTTGCGGCTGTGGCCAGACAAATGA
- a CDS encoding flavodoxin domain-containing protein, producing the protein MSKPLLILFGTFSGNSESCAEKAASVARQRGYDPVLENMMDSTADVLMQFDTALLITSTYGDGDPPDGTENFYEQVVNHPRFRLEHLRYSVLALGDSCYDRFCQCGKDYDEALEAHGATRFHTRVDCDIDYEDPCDAWIEGVFAILAEERLLAA; encoded by the coding sequence ATGTCCAAGCCACTTCTCATCCTCTTCGGCACCTTTTCAGGGAACTCTGAATCCTGCGCAGAAAAAGCCGCCAGCGTCGCCCGGCAGCGTGGGTACGATCCAGTGCTGGAAAACATGATGGATTCCACGGCGGATGTGCTGATGCAGTTTGATACTGCCCTCCTCATCACCAGTACTTATGGCGATGGCGATCCACCGGACGGCACCGAGAATTTTTATGAGCAGGTGGTCAACCACCCCCGTTTCCGCCTGGAGCATCTGCGATACTCCGTTCTGGCTTTAGGAGATTCTTGTTATGATCGTTTTTGCCAGTGCGGCAAAGATTATGATGAAGCGCTGGAGGCACATGGAGCCACCCGCTTTCATACCCGAGTGGACTGCGACATTGACTATGAGGATCCCTGCGACGCCTGGATTGAAGGCGTGTTCGCCATCCTGGCGGAGGAGCGTTTGCTGGCAGCCTAA
- the metF gene encoding methylenetetrahydrofolate reductase [NAD(P)H]: MHIKDIFLAAQRPTLSFEFFPPRTPESVKELQDSLQQLAAWRPDFVSVTYGAGGSTRDRTQALVGELSQSDVFDPIPHLTCVGHTQAEVRLLLENYAAAGVSNVLALLGDLPNQETREGDFKTAADLVRFIRQFNEQGLHPDPRGFGIGVACFPEGHPATPNRMLEMDYLKAKVDAGADYLCTQVFFDNHDFHDFRARCELAGIHAPILAGILPLTQPSSLRRMAELSAGSRYPARLLRCFQRAGDDAEAFRQVGIHHAITQCADLLDHGVSGIHYYTLNKATATVQVLRGLGYSSHHSPSNAIQR, translated from the coding sequence ATGCATATCAAAGACATCTTTCTGGCCGCGCAACGTCCCACGTTGTCGTTTGAGTTTTTTCCTCCTCGCACCCCTGAATCCGTGAAAGAGTTGCAGGATTCCCTGCAGCAGCTCGCAGCCTGGCGGCCTGACTTCGTCAGCGTCACCTATGGCGCGGGCGGCAGCACGCGGGATCGGACCCAGGCGCTGGTCGGGGAGCTCAGCCAGTCGGATGTCTTTGATCCCATTCCTCACCTGACCTGCGTGGGCCACACGCAGGCAGAGGTTAGGCTACTTTTAGAAAATTACGCCGCCGCAGGTGTTAGCAATGTGCTGGCACTGCTCGGCGATTTACCGAACCAAGAGACACGGGAGGGCGATTTTAAAACCGCTGCCGATTTGGTCCGTTTCATCCGTCAGTTCAATGAACAAGGCCTGCATCCAGACCCACGCGGATTTGGTATCGGTGTCGCTTGTTTTCCAGAAGGTCACCCCGCCACGCCTAACCGAATGCTGGAAATGGATTACCTAAAGGCCAAGGTGGATGCCGGGGCTGACTACCTGTGCACTCAGGTCTTTTTTGACAATCATGACTTCCATGACTTCCGCGCCCGCTGTGAGCTGGCTGGCATCCACGCCCCCATCCTCGCTGGCATCCTGCCTTTGACCCAGCCAAGTAGCCTGCGCCGCATGGCGGAATTATCCGCAGGCTCGCGTTATCCCGCTCGCCTACTTCGTTGTTTCCAGAGGGCAGGGGACGATGCCGAAGCCTTCCGCCAAGTCGGTATCCACCACGCCATCACCCAGTGTGCCGATCTTCTGGATCACGGCGTCTCAGGCATCCACTACTACACTCTCAACAAAGCCACCGCCACCGTGCAGGTGCTGCGTGGCCTCGGGTACAGTAGTCACCACTCTCCGAGTAATGCGATCCAGAGATGA
- the metE gene encoding 5-methyltetrahydropteroyltriglutamate--homocysteine S-methyltransferase, translating to MSDIYTHNLGYPRIGQQRELKKATEAYWHGRLTREDLEATGRRLRKQNWATQQAAGMDLIPCNDFTFYDQMLDFSCLIGNVPPRFGWKGETMDLDTLFLMARGSRGEAHDTCDHGCSQQPAFACEMTKWFDTNYHYIVPEFRSITQFKLVGDKVFREFEEAQSLGHRAKPVLPGPVTYLSLGKVQDSANPDFDRFSLLDGLLDVYEQILQRLQRLGAEWVQIDEPIFGLDLSKTQRDAVLVAWQRLAKAAPGLKIMVTSYFGELRENLPLFLSLPVQALHFDAVRGGAELDALLARFPSNKILSLGVVDGRNIWKNDFTASLRILAEAQAVVGSERLWVAPSCSLQHSPVTLANEPSLDAELKGWMSFADQKLEEVTTLSGLLRGTADQSLLRSNQEALQARRESSRIHRAEVKTRLASVKATDYDRQSPFAQRQSLQQAKLKLPEFPTTTIGSFPQTAEVRAMRGRWKKGELSTEAYEVFLQQEIQHCVTFQDEIGMDMPVHGEFERNDMVEYFGEQLDGFVFTQNGWVQSYGSRYVKPPIIFGDVSRPIPMTVRWSQYAQSLTSRPMKGMLTGPVTILQWSFVRDDQPRSETTRQIALAIRDEVVDLETAGIAAIQIDEPAIREGLPLRRSDWAAYLDWAVNAFRLCASGVRDDTQIHTHMCYSEFNDIIESIAAMDADVITIETSRSNMELLEAFVDFKYPNEIGPGVYDIHSPRVPSVEEMVALMHKAEAVIPRAQLWINPDCGLKTRSWVEVRSSLLHMVEAARQLRASKPVNA from the coding sequence ATGAGCGATATCTACACACACAATCTGGGCTACCCACGGATCGGGCAGCAACGCGAACTCAAAAAAGCCACGGAAGCTTACTGGCACGGACGCCTCACTCGCGAGGACCTGGAGGCCACGGGCCGCCGCCTGCGCAAGCAAAATTGGGCCACTCAGCAGGCCGCTGGCATGGACCTCATTCCCTGCAACGACTTCACCTTCTACGACCAGATGCTGGATTTTTCCTGTCTCATCGGCAACGTCCCTCCGCGCTTTGGCTGGAAGGGCGAGACGATGGATCTGGACACCCTGTTTCTCATGGCTCGCGGTTCCCGTGGCGAAGCCCATGACACCTGTGATCATGGCTGTAGCCAGCAGCCCGCCTTTGCCTGTGAGATGACCAAGTGGTTCGATACCAACTACCACTACATCGTCCCTGAATTTCGCTCCATCACCCAGTTCAAACTGGTCGGGGACAAAGTCTTTCGTGAATTTGAAGAAGCTCAGTCTTTGGGTCATCGAGCCAAACCCGTGCTGCCTGGTCCTGTGACTTACCTTTCGTTAGGTAAAGTTCAAGATTCAGCGAACCCTGACTTCGACCGCTTCAGCCTTCTCGATGGGCTTTTGGATGTCTATGAACAGATACTCCAGCGTCTGCAAAGGCTGGGGGCTGAGTGGGTGCAGATTGATGAACCGATCTTCGGTCTCGATCTTTCCAAGACTCAGCGGGATGCTGTTTTGGTTGCTTGGCAGCGTTTAGCTAAGGCTGCTCCAGGCTTAAAAATTATGGTCACGAGTTACTTCGGCGAACTGCGTGAAAACCTTCCCCTCTTCCTTTCCTTGCCCGTTCAAGCCTTGCACTTCGATGCCGTGCGCGGCGGGGCAGAACTGGATGCCTTGTTGGCTCGTTTCCCTTCGAACAAGATTCTCTCCCTCGGTGTGGTAGATGGGCGCAATATTTGGAAAAATGACTTCACCGCCTCCTTGCGAATCTTGGCGGAAGCTCAGGCTGTAGTCGGTTCTGAAAGACTCTGGGTCGCCCCCTCCTGCTCCCTTCAGCATTCTCCCGTCACCTTGGCCAATGAGCCATCTCTAGATGCCGAACTCAAAGGCTGGATGTCCTTTGCCGATCAAAAACTGGAAGAGGTTACCACCCTTAGCGGTCTGTTGAGAGGCACTGCGGATCAAAGCTTGCTTCGATCCAATCAAGAGGCGCTTCAGGCTCGTCGTGAAAGCTCACGCATCCACCGTGCGGAAGTGAAGACTCGCTTAGCCTCAGTGAAGGCCACGGACTATGATCGCCAATCACCCTTCGCACAGCGTCAATCCTTGCAGCAGGCCAAGTTGAAATTGCCGGAGTTCCCAACCACCACCATCGGGTCCTTTCCCCAGACCGCTGAGGTCCGTGCCATGCGCGGCCGGTGGAAGAAAGGCGAACTCAGCACGGAAGCCTACGAAGTCTTTCTCCAACAGGAGATCCAGCACTGCGTAACTTTTCAGGATGAGATCGGCATGGACATGCCCGTCCACGGAGAATTCGAGCGAAATGACATGGTGGAATACTTTGGCGAACAGCTCGACGGTTTTGTCTTCACTCAAAACGGTTGGGTGCAGAGTTATGGCTCCCGTTATGTGAAACCCCCAATCATCTTTGGCGATGTCAGCCGTCCCATTCCCATGACCGTCCGCTGGTCCCAGTATGCCCAGTCGCTGACATCGCGCCCAATGAAGGGCATGCTCACCGGGCCCGTCACCATCCTGCAGTGGAGCTTTGTACGTGATGACCAGCCTCGTTCTGAAACCACCCGCCAAATCGCCCTCGCCATTCGGGATGAAGTCGTGGATCTCGAGACCGCGGGCATCGCCGCCATTCAGATTGATGAGCCTGCCATCCGAGAGGGCCTGCCGCTACGCCGCAGCGACTGGGCAGCTTACCTGGACTGGGCCGTGAATGCCTTCCGCCTCTGCGCCAGCGGTGTGCGGGACGATACCCAGATCCACACGCATATGTGCTATTCCGAATTCAATGACATCATTGAATCGATCGCCGCCATGGATGCCGATGTCATCACCATTGAAACCTCCCGGTCTAACATGGAGTTGCTCGAGGCCTTTGTGGATTTCAAGTATCCCAACGAAATTGGACCAGGTGTGTATGACATCCACTCTCCGCGCGTGCCCAGTGTGGAGGAAATGGTGGCCCTCATGCATAAGGCGGAGGCCGTCATTCCTCGTGCGCAGTTGTGGATCAATCCCGACTGCGGCCTCAAAACCCGAAGTTGGGTGGAAGTGAGATCTTCCCTCCTTCACATGGTGGAGGCTGCACGCCAGCTTCGTGCCAGTAAGCCTGTAAACGCCTAA
- a CDS encoding LysR family transcriptional regulator: MLEVRHLQALIALSETGNLSKAGRRLHLSQPALSHQIKAVEEHLGVELFQRKSSPLRLSPAGERLLGTAYEVVKTMQQCERDVARIAEGKAGQLRIAVECHSCFDWLMPAMDSFREAWPEVEMDLVSGFQPDPTGLLLEDQADLVIVSKAPPRKDVVYHPLFRYEVLALIARKHPLSRKAFLTAQDFAKETLITYPIPDDRIDIIREVLGPVGVNPVRRTAMLTVAILQLVASHRGIAAMPGWAVQPYLEKGYVEYRPVRKQGLFANLHAATTRSLSQTAYMKEFMNIMKRVSFDSLKRIRPVGEED, translated from the coding sequence ATGCTCGAAGTCCGCCATCTCCAGGCCCTTATCGCCCTTTCTGAAACGGGAAATCTCTCCAAAGCAGGTCGCCGTCTTCACCTGTCACAGCCTGCTTTATCACACCAAATCAAAGCGGTGGAAGAGCACCTGGGCGTGGAATTGTTTCAGCGAAAAAGCAGCCCGCTACGATTGAGCCCGGCGGGTGAGCGTTTGTTAGGCACGGCCTATGAGGTAGTGAAAACCATGCAGCAGTGTGAGCGGGATGTGGCACGCATTGCAGAAGGGAAGGCCGGGCAACTCAGGATCGCCGTGGAATGCCACTCCTGCTTTGACTGGCTGATGCCTGCGATGGATAGCTTTCGCGAAGCCTGGCCGGAAGTGGAGATGGATCTGGTGTCTGGCTTTCAACCGGACCCCACCGGGCTGCTCCTAGAAGATCAGGCGGATCTAGTCATCGTCTCCAAAGCCCCACCCCGTAAGGATGTGGTCTATCATCCATTGTTTCGTTATGAGGTGCTGGCGCTGATCGCACGAAAACACCCACTGAGTAGAAAGGCTTTTCTGACAGCACAGGACTTTGCCAAAGAAACGCTGATCACCTACCCGATTCCGGATGATCGCATCGACATCATTCGGGAGGTGCTGGGGCCAGTGGGGGTGAATCCGGTGCGGCGCACCGCGATGCTGACGGTGGCCATTTTACAACTGGTGGCCAGTCACCGGGGTATCGCCGCCATGCCTGGCTGGGCCGTGCAGCCCTACTTGGAAAAAGGCTATGTGGAATATCGCCCGGTGCGCAAGCAGGGCCTGTTTGCGAATCTGCATGCGGCGACGACACGCAGCCTTTCCCAAACGGCATACATGAAGGAATTCATGAACATCATGAAGCGGGTGAGTTTTGATTCCCTAAAACGTATCCGACCAGTCGGGGAAGAGGACTGA
- a CDS encoding sigma-70 family RNA polymerase sigma factor, producing MMNLPADPSSHPPALGAMQQTGHFYTTRWTQVVRAKESSHEGREALRDLCDIYYAPVMAYLRRELRDPDAAQELAHEFFAYMLRGEAIRTAEQMRGRFRSYLLGAVKHFLLRQHELEQRLKRGSGVKPVSMDDDAAQSLRDEDQLTPDAAFDRQWALTVLERALKSLKQECDKEERGALFEKLTPWLTGNSDHGDQAALAQSLGMNLNSLKSAVHRLKQSFRMKVREEVASTLEDGADVEEEMRVLFAALRSR from the coding sequence ATGATGAACTTGCCTGCGGATCCATCGTCTCATCCCCCTGCTCTCGGCGCGATGCAGCAGACTGGTCATTTTTACACCACTCGGTGGACGCAGGTGGTGCGGGCAAAGGAATCCTCCCATGAAGGACGCGAGGCGCTGAGAGACCTCTGTGACATCTACTACGCGCCTGTAATGGCCTACCTGCGCCGGGAGCTGCGGGACCCTGATGCCGCGCAGGAACTGGCCCATGAATTCTTCGCCTACATGTTACGAGGTGAAGCCATCCGTACAGCCGAACAAATGCGCGGTCGCTTTCGTTCCTACCTGCTAGGCGCAGTGAAACATTTTCTCCTTCGCCAGCATGAACTGGAGCAGCGACTAAAGCGTGGGTCAGGGGTGAAACCTGTCTCTATGGATGATGATGCGGCGCAGAGCCTGCGGGATGAAGATCAACTTACACCCGATGCAGCGTTTGATCGGCAATGGGCTTTGACCGTGCTGGAGCGCGCCTTAAAGTCATTGAAGCAGGAGTGTGATAAGGAAGAACGAGGAGCGCTTTTTGAAAAACTCACGCCGTGGTTGACCGGAAATTCCGATCATGGAGATCAGGCGGCTTTGGCTCAAAGTCTGGGCATGAACTTGAACTCGCTGAAATCAGCGGTGCATCGGCTGAAACAAAGCTTTCGAATGAAGGTACGAGAGGAGGTGGCCTCCACACTGGAGGACGGTGCTGATGTGGAAGAAGAGATGCGCGTGCTTTTCGCGGCCCTGAGAAGTCGCTAA
- a CDS encoding protein kinase domain-containing protein, producing MNWTQATQPATAPQKLLTPEELAPHFPQLEVLELIGRGGMGVVYKAKQKSLDRFVALKLLSPDTEKDRAFAQRFATEARALAQMVHQNIVTVYDFGESGGFYYLLMEYVDGVNLRQAMQAGRITPEQALAIVPPVCEALQYAHERGIVHRDIKPENLLLNKQGQIKIADFGIAKMVGHAESSEETDGTTQETHATFIGGTPPYMAPEQKECAAPDHRADIYSLGVVLYELLTGELPTASLQPPSERIQVDVRLDEIVLRALEKSPELRFQTAADFRTQLATIQHTPSPQKQTLKNSTRKASTLQVATLSVIGTIIALFSIFLVIRVFYSKPGRPPNSKYGQSDMRGSTDMTQGNVEPIRIPLQWHAEGGVQRVGSYKPTLLKTTPTKPDSITRLPDNLLRPFYAQVKLGSKALSKFSTLTFLVDRAVGKTETRVILDSNGNGDLTDDSPAELEHMGRLKNGSFSLSGTGWASLPYEGEYSRVSVRFHTMPQSLDSESPPTIVYSLDSYTEGKIQGPKGIWLPVVLRDSDGDGDFSTGASIHVDTDGDGEYRRTGKYFADATTFQINQVKFLLSDISPSGNAMVQAAHIEPQEPLKNNPIAPQKLPPQTMPKTRLIGAKILPGEVAPAFTASTMKHGTVEIPKSYQGKLLLLDFWATWCGPCIRELPNVSAAYDKFHDQGLEILSVSLDTEKSLDNLPAILTKHRMVWPQVCDAAEFDSALVKLYGVRGIPATVLIDGDTGKIIATDLRGATLETKIAEALAKRKR from the coding sequence ATGAATTGGACACAGGCCACCCAACCAGCAACGGCGCCACAAAAGCTGCTGACTCCGGAGGAACTCGCCCCACATTTTCCGCAACTGGAAGTGTTAGAACTCATTGGCCGGGGGGGCATGGGCGTGGTATATAAGGCCAAACAAAAGAGCCTGGACCGCTTTGTGGCGCTCAAGCTTCTCTCACCGGATACTGAGAAGGATCGCGCCTTTGCCCAACGCTTTGCCACGGAGGCCCGGGCACTGGCCCAGATGGTTCATCAAAACATCGTCACGGTGTATGACTTCGGGGAAAGCGGCGGCTTTTACTACCTGCTGATGGAGTATGTGGATGGGGTGAACCTCCGGCAGGCCATGCAAGCAGGGCGCATCACCCCAGAGCAAGCGCTCGCCATCGTACCCCCAGTTTGCGAAGCGCTACAGTACGCCCATGAGCGGGGCATTGTGCATCGTGACATCAAGCCTGAAAACCTGCTGCTGAACAAGCAAGGGCAGATCAAAATAGCCGACTTTGGCATTGCTAAAATGGTGGGCCATGCGGAGTCAAGTGAGGAGACGGATGGCACTACGCAGGAGACACATGCCACCTTCATCGGCGGGACGCCGCCGTACATGGCCCCAGAGCAAAAAGAGTGCGCGGCACCGGATCACCGGGCAGACATTTATTCGCTAGGGGTGGTGCTGTATGAGCTGCTCACCGGAGAACTTCCCACAGCCAGCCTCCAGCCGCCGTCAGAGCGCATCCAGGTGGATGTGCGTCTGGACGAGATTGTACTTCGGGCGCTGGAAAAATCCCCTGAGCTACGGTTTCAAACAGCAGCAGATTTCCGCACTCAATTGGCCACGATTCAACACACGCCCTCGCCTCAAAAACAAACGCTCAAAAACTCGACCCGCAAAGCCAGCACCCTGCAAGTTGCCACCCTTTCGGTCATCGGTACCATCATCGCCCTTTTCAGCATCTTCTTGGTCATCCGGGTTTTTTATTCAAAACCTGGCCGACCACCTAACAGCAAGTATGGTCAATCCGATATGCGTGGATCGACGGATATGACTCAAGGCAACGTAGAGCCTATTCGTATCCCTCTCCAGTGGCATGCAGAAGGTGGCGTGCAACGTGTGGGAAGCTACAAACCGACCCTCCTGAAAACGACCCCGACCAAGCCTGATAGCATCACTCGCCTTCCAGACAATTTGCTGCGGCCTTTTTATGCTCAGGTGAAGCTAGGATCGAAGGCGCTGTCCAAATTCAGCACCCTCACTTTTTTAGTGGACCGGGCGGTGGGGAAAACAGAGACGCGAGTAATCCTGGATAGCAATGGCAATGGCGATCTCACGGATGACTCGCCCGCCGAACTTGAGCATATGGGCAGGCTCAAGAACGGTAGCTTCAGCTTGAGCGGCACTGGCTGGGCGAGTCTTCCTTATGAGGGAGAATACTCCCGAGTGAGTGTGCGTTTCCATACGATGCCACAGTCCCTGGATAGCGAGAGTCCTCCTACAATCGTTTATTCTTTGGATAGTTATACCGAGGGTAAAATCCAAGGTCCCAAAGGGATCTGGCTGCCAGTTGTTTTGAGAGATTCAGATGGAGATGGCGACTTTAGTACCGGGGCCTCCATCCATGTGGATACTGATGGCGATGGCGAATACCGACGCACGGGAAAGTACTTTGCCGATGCAACGACGTTTCAGATCAATCAGGTTAAATTTCTCCTCTCGGATATTTCGCCCTCTGGGAATGCTATGGTTCAAGCGGCGCACATCGAGCCCCAAGAGCCTTTGAAAAATAACCCTATCGCCCCGCAAAAGCTACCCCCACAAACCATGCCAAAGACACGTCTTATAGGCGCGAAAATCCTACCAGGAGAAGTGGCACCCGCATTTACGGCCAGCACGATGAAACATGGCACGGTGGAGATCCCGAAGAGCTACCAGGGCAAGCTTCTGCTGCTGGACTTTTGGGCCACTTGGTGCGGCCCTTGCATCCGGGAATTGCCAAATGTCTCTGCTGCTTACGATAAGTTTCATGATCAGGGGCTTGAAATTTTGAGCGTCAGCCTAGATACGGAAAAGAGTCTCGATAATCTCCCAGCGATACTGACAAAGCATCGCATGGTATGGCCGCAGGTGTGTGATGCGGCGGAGTTTGATTCAGCTCTGGTCAAGCTGTATGGAGTCCGCGGTATCCCTGCCACAGTATTGATTGATGGTGATACCGGTAAGATCATAGCAACGGATCTTCGCGGGGCTACGCTCGAGACCAAGATCGCTGAAGCGTTGGCAAAACGGAAACGCTGA